Proteins from one Pygocentrus nattereri isolate fPygNat1 chromosome 16, fPygNat1.pri, whole genome shotgun sequence genomic window:
- the LOC119265376 gene encoding SLC35A4 upstream open reading frame protein, protein MADDKDPFRQLKDLALLKGQLDDIQRRVETEVQAGLPQGGSLLGSPFLKGFLAGYIVAKLRSSAIMGVLVGTCTGIYAAQNFNVPNVEQTTKGYFSSFRKSK, encoded by the exons ATGGCGGATGACAAG GATCCATTCAGGCAGTTGAAGGATCTAGCCCTGCTTAAAGGCCAGCTGGATGACATTCAGCGACGAGTGGAGACTGAGGTGCAAGCTGGACTTCCACAG GGCGGGAGTCTGCTGGGCTCTCCCTTCCTCAAGGGCTTTCTGGCTGGATACATCGTAGCGAAGCTGCGCTCTTCAGCCATTATGGGCGTGCTTGTGGGAACCTGCACCGGAATCTATGCTGCTCAGAACTTTAATGTGCCCAACGTTGAGCAGACCACGAAGGGCTATTTCAGCTCCTTTAGGAAAAGCAAATAG